From the Synergistaceae bacterium genome, the window GCCTAAAACTTTTTCAGCCTTCGACGGATCACCAAGCAGTAAATCTACTTCAGTCGGCCTGAAATATCGCGGGTCAACTTCAACTACTGTGCGGCCGGTTTTGGTGTCGATTCCCTTTTCGTTAATGCCGCTTCCCTGCCAATCGAGAGTCATTCCTGCTTCAGCAAATGCAAGTGTCGCAAATTCCCTCACTGAATGAGTCTCACCTGTAGCGATAACAAAATCTTCCGGCTTCTCCTGTTGTAAAATCATCCACATAGCTTTTACGTAGTCTTCTGAGTGTCCCCAGTCCCGTTTTGCGTCGAGATTGCCGAGATAAGTTTTTTCCTGCAGACCTAACGCGATTCTTGCAGCTGCACGAGTAATTTTGCGGGTTACAAAAGTTTCTCCGCGCAATTCTGACTCATGATTGAATAATATTCCGTTGCATGCGAACATGTTATAAGCCTCACGATAATTTACAGTGATCCAGTAAGCATATAATTTCGCCGCTGCATATGGGCTTCTCGGATAAAACGGAGTCGTCTCCTTCTGCGGGGTCTCTTGAACTTTGCCAAATAATTCACTCGTTGATGCCTGATAAAATTTTGTGTGCTTCTCAAGGCCCAGAATCCTTATAGCTTCGAGGATTCGCAATGTCCCGAGTCCGTCAGAGTCTGCTGTGTATTCAGGAGTCTCAAATGATACGCTGACATGACTTTGTGCGGCCAAGTTATAAATTTCATCCGGTTTGACATTCTGAACAATTCGAATCAAATTCGACGAGTCCGTTAAATCGCCGTAATGCAGAAAAAATTTATGTCCTTCTTCGTGCAAATCTTTATAAAAATTGTCGATTCTTGACGTGTTAAAAATTGAGCTTCTGCGCTTGAGACCGTGAACCTCATAGCCCTTCTTGAGCAAGTAAGCTGTTAAATATGCTCCGTCCTGACCTGTTACGCCTGTGATTAATGCTTTCTTCATGATTATACGCTCCTGAAATAATTTATTCTGCAAGTGTCCAA encodes:
- the gmd gene encoding GDP-mannose 4,6-dehydratase — protein: MKKALITGVTGQDGAYLTAYLLKKGYEVHGLKRRSSIFNTSRIDNFYKDLHEEGHKFFLHYGDLTDSSNLIRIVQNVKPDEIYNLAAQSHVSVSFETPEYTADSDGLGTLRILEAIRILGLEKHTKFYQASTSELFGKVQETPQKETTPFYPRSPYAAAKLYAYWITVNYREAYNMFACNGILFNHESELRGETFVTRKITRAAARIALGLQEKTYLGNLDAKRDWGHSEDYVKAMWMILQQEKPEDFVIATGETHSVREFATLAFAEAGMTLDWQGSGINEKGIDTKTGRTVVEVDPRYFRPTEVDLLLGDPSKAEKVLGWKRKVSFTDLVKRMVRYDLDLFKKDILIRDAGYKVQSALEEI